Proteins from one Melospiza melodia melodia isolate bMelMel2 chromosome 18, bMelMel2.pri, whole genome shotgun sequence genomic window:
- the NTHL1 gene encoding endonuclease III-like protein 1 isoform X1 produces MHLQQPHLCLGHCPHGVTCDPTAVTCCHLSHRSFHPPSPCAGSAWGRGMLSVWVGTQGRDSPCSGSPWWMVAHGAVTELCAGSSPEPGISAIHAGSQLQGTPAVPRQSRRRKSVAIAYEAGQGEGAEARWEPPRWREQLQRIRQMRSGRDAPVDEMGVHRCYDTSAPPEVRRYQVLLALMLSSQTKDQVTSAAMLRLRRRGLTVDSVLQMDEESLGHIIYPVGFWRNKVKYIKQTTAILKQKYGGDIPSTVEELVQLPGVGPKMAHLAMHIAWDSVAGIAVDTHVHRISNRLQWVKKETKSPEQTRVALEQWLPRDLWKEINWLLVGFGQQTCLPVSPRCSQCLNQDICPAAKRP; encoded by the exons ATGCACCTCCAGCAGCCTCACCTGTGTTTGGGACACTGTCCCCATGGTGTGACATGTGACCCCACTGCTGTCACCTGTTGCCATTTGTCTCACAGGTCCTTCCATCCTCCCTcaccctgtgctggctctgcttgGGGCCGGGGGATGCTCAGTGTTTGGGTTGGGACTCAGGGCAGGGACTCGCCCTGCTCAGGGTCCCCTTGGTGGATGGTGGCACATGGGGCTGTCACCGAGCTCTGTGCAGGCAGCTCTCCTGAACCTGGAATCTCTGCCATCCACGCAGGGAGCCAGCTCCAGGGCACGCCCGCGGTGCcgaggcagagcaggaggaggaagagcgtGGCCATTGCCTATGAGGCAGGGCAGGGCGAGGGGGCCGAGGCGCGCTGGGAGCCGCCGCGCTGGCGGGAGCAGCTGCAGCGCATCCGCCAGATGAGGAGCGGCAGGGATGCTCCCGTGGATGAGATGGGAGTGCACAGGTGCTACGACACCAGCGCGCCTCCAGAG gtgaggcggtaccaggtgctgctggccctgatgctgtccagccagacCAAGGACCAGGTGACGAGCGCTGCCATGCTGCGCCTGCGCCGGCGCGGCCTCACCGTGGACAGCGTGCTGCAGATGGACGAGGAGAGCCTGGGCCACATCATCTACCCCGTGGGCTTCTGGAGG AACAAGGTGAAGTACATCAAGCAGACCACGGCCATCCTGAAGCAGAAATACGGAGGGGACATCCCGAGCACTGTGGAGGAGCTGGTGCAGCTGCCAGGAGTTGGGCCCAAAATGGCCCATCTGGCCATGCACATTGCCTGGGACAGCGTGGCTGGGATAG CTGTGGACACCCACGTGCACAGGATCTCCAACAGGCTCCAGTGGGTGAAGAAGGAGACCAAGAGCCCCGAGCAGACTCGGGTGGCACTGGAGCAGTGGCTGCCCAG GGACCTCTGGAAGGAGATCAACTGGCTCCTGGTGGGCTTTGGGCAGCAGACCTGCCTGCCTGTGAGCCCTCGCTGCAGCCAGTGCCTCAACCAGGACATCTGCCCTGCTGCCAAGAGACCCTGA
- the NTHL1 gene encoding endonuclease III-like protein 1 isoform X2: MSAARPGLRRLRSARGGAGSQLQGTPAVPRQSRRRKSVAIAYEAGQGEGAEARWEPPRWREQLQRIRQMRSGRDAPVDEMGVHRCYDTSAPPEVRRYQVLLALMLSSQTKDQVTSAAMLRLRRRGLTVDSVLQMDEESLGHIIYPVGFWRNKVKYIKQTTAILKQKYGGDIPSTVEELVQLPGVGPKMAHLAMHIAWDSVAGIAVDTHVHRISNRLQWVKKETKSPEQTRVALEQWLPRDLWKEINWLLVGFGQQTCLPVSPRCSQCLNQDICPAAKRP, encoded by the exons AtgagcgcggcccggcccggcctgcggCGGCTGCGCTCGGCCCGGGGCGGCGCGG GGAGCCAGCTCCAGGGCACGCCCGCGGTGCcgaggcagagcaggaggaggaagagcgtGGCCATTGCCTATGAGGCAGGGCAGGGCGAGGGGGCCGAGGCGCGCTGGGAGCCGCCGCGCTGGCGGGAGCAGCTGCAGCGCATCCGCCAGATGAGGAGCGGCAGGGATGCTCCCGTGGATGAGATGGGAGTGCACAGGTGCTACGACACCAGCGCGCCTCCAGAG gtgaggcggtaccaggtgctgctggccctgatgctgtccagccagacCAAGGACCAGGTGACGAGCGCTGCCATGCTGCGCCTGCGCCGGCGCGGCCTCACCGTGGACAGCGTGCTGCAGATGGACGAGGAGAGCCTGGGCCACATCATCTACCCCGTGGGCTTCTGGAGG AACAAGGTGAAGTACATCAAGCAGACCACGGCCATCCTGAAGCAGAAATACGGAGGGGACATCCCGAGCACTGTGGAGGAGCTGGTGCAGCTGCCAGGAGTTGGGCCCAAAATGGCCCATCTGGCCATGCACATTGCCTGGGACAGCGTGGCTGGGATAG CTGTGGACACCCACGTGCACAGGATCTCCAACAGGCTCCAGTGGGTGAAGAAGGAGACCAAGAGCCCCGAGCAGACTCGGGTGGCACTGGAGCAGTGGCTGCCCAG GGACCTCTGGAAGGAGATCAACTGGCTCCTGGTGGGCTTTGGGCAGCAGACCTGCCTGCCTGTGAGCCCTCGCTGCAGCCAGTGCCTCAACCAGGACATCTGCCCTGCTGCCAAGAGACCCTGA